The following proteins come from a genomic window of Sardina pilchardus chromosome 1, fSarPil1.1, whole genome shotgun sequence:
- the LOC134089441 gene encoding zinc finger protein 260-like isoform X1, with translation MDLGLPFSSVCAETQQVDLSVMVKEEDIKEEEYDHMISCPDEEEKPLAEFHCKTEADVTESPRSTYNELPQTTVKTEEEEEEEEEEEEDEEEEEEEEGEEEEEEEEEEEEEQLDHLLESVSEHQHIMQQKIHGQNDELNPQHEGSLYHCTVCRKSFTAPTELEQHQQTSCKTPHRHSHCDQALTTPSPVNHYKFTHTGERWHKCFQCGKAFTQMELLKAHVRIHANRYHECAQCGKAFSTNASLKSHIRTHTGERPHQRDLCGKTFSLTSTPRDHLRTHTGEKPHKCLQCGKAFKQISHLKTHILTHTEDKLCQCVHCGKAFSTNSSLATHILSHTGEKLHKCFQCGKAFSTNASLKSHIRTHTGERPHQCDQCGKTFSLTKTLRDHLRIHTGERPHKCLQCGKAFKQRATLKVHMRIHTGEKPNECTQCGKAFATSQELKRHMLTHTGEKPHKCVQCGKAFSQLSTLKCHMLTHTGEKPHKCTQCGKAFAQLSGIQCHMLKHTGKKPHHCSQCGRTFSLHSTLKKHMLTHTGEKPHKCLRCGKAFTQSATLKSHMLMHTGEEPHKCVHCGKAFSKIPHLQIHILSHTGEKPHECFQCEKAFPNSKTLKRHMQIHTEDKPHKCTQCGKAFSQIQYLKSHMLIHTEDKPHKCVQCGREFRRLRTLQLHMLTRTHRLFQSEQQSKN, from the exons ATGGACCTCGGACTTCCATTTAGTTCTGTCTGTGCTGAAACACAACAGGTTGACCTGAGTGTGATGGTGAAAGAAGAAGATATAAAAGAGGAGGAATATGATCATATGATTTCATGTCCAGATGAAGAAGAAAAGCCCTTGGCAGAGTTTCACTGTAAAACTGAAGCAGACGTCACAGAGTCACCAAGGTCTACGTACAATGAACTGCCACAGACAACAGTGAagactgaagaggaggaggaggaggaagaggaagaggaggaagatgaagaagaagaggaggaggaggaaggggaagaagaggaggaggaggaagaagaagaagaggaggagcaacTCGACCATCTGCTAGAAA GTGTATCAGAACACCAACATATAATGCAACAGAAGATCCACGGACAGAATGATGAACTCAACCCGCAACATGAAGGAAGTCTCTACCACTGCACAGTCTGCAGGAAGAGCTTCACGGCCCCGACGGAACTCGAGCAACACCAGCAAACTTCTTGCaaaacgccacacagacattctcATTGTGATCAAGCATTAACAACACCCTCACCAGTCAACCACTACAAGTTTACCCATACAGGAGAGAGGTGGCATAAATGTtttcagtgtggaaaagctttcaCACAAATGGAACTTCTTAAGGCTCACGTGCGAATACATGCTAATAGATATCatgaatgtgcccagtgtggaaaagcattttCAACAAATGCAAGTCTTAAAAGCCATATACggacacacactggagagaggcctcATCAACGTGACCTGTGTGGAAAAACCTTTTCACTAACATCAACTCCTAGAGACCACCTGcgtacacacactggagagaagcctcataaatgtctccagtgtggaaaagcttttaaaCAAATTTCACATCTTAAAactcacatacttacacacactgaagatAAGCTTTGTCAATGTGTCCACTGTGGAAAAGCATTTTCAACTAACTCAAGTCTTGCAACTCATATACTGagccacactggagagaagcttCATAAATGtttccagtgtggaaaagcattttCAACAAATGCAAGTCTTAAAAGCCATATACGgactcacactggagagaggcctcATCAATGTGACCAGTGTGGAAAAACCTTTTCACTAACAAAAACTCTTAGAGACCACCTGCgtatacacactggagagaggcctcATAAATgtctccagtgtggaaaagcttttaagCAAAGAGCAACTCTTAAAGTCCACATGCGAATacatactggagagaagcctaaTGAATGTACCCAGTGTGGGAAAGCTTTTGCAACATCTCAAGAACTTAAACGCCACATGctaacacatactggagagaagcctcataaatgtgtccagtgtggaaaagctttttcacAACTTTCAACTCTTAAATGCCACATGctaacacatactggagagaagcctcataaatgtacccagtgtggaaaagcttttgcaCAACTTTCAGGTATTCAATGCCACATGCTAAAACACACTGGAAAGAAGCCTCATCATTGTTCCCAGTGTGGAAGAACGTTTTCATTACACTCGACTCTTAAAaaacacatgctaacacacactggagagaagcctcataaatgtctccgatgtggaaaagcttttacacAAAGCGCAACTCTCAAAAGCCACATGCTAATGCATACTGGAGAGGaacctcataaatgtgtccactGTGGGAAAGCTTTTTCAAAAATTCCACATCTTCAAATTCATATACTGAgccacactggagagaaaccTCATGAATGTTTCCAATGTGAAAAAGCTTTTCCAAATAGCAAAACTCTTAAAAggcacatgcaaatacacactgaagataagcctcataaatgtacccagtgtggaaaagctttttcacAAATTCAATATCTTAAAAGTCATATGCTGATACACACCGAAgataagcctcataaatgtgtccagtgtgggaGAGAATTTAGACGCCTCAGAACTCTTCAGCTACATATGCTAACGCGCACGCACAGGCTTTTTCAAAGTGAACAGCAATCCAAAAATTGA
- the LOC134089441 gene encoding zinc finger protein OZF-like isoform X2: MDLGLPFSSVCAETQQVDLSVMVKEEDIKEEEYDHMISCPDEEEKPLAEFHCKTEADVTESPRSTYNELPQTTVKTEEEEEEEEEEEEDEEEEEEEEGEEEEEEEEEEEEEQLDHLLESVSEHQHIMQQKIQGLNDELDLQLHGGLHPCTMCWRKFTTLTKLENHQQAHSPGKRQHKCVYCGKTFSKTSHLKAHILIHTREKPHTCPQCGRRFSRVSHLRSHILSHTGEKRHKCAQCGKAFAQRSALNRHMLIHTGEKPHECVRCGKAFALISDLKNHMLIHTGEKPHECAQCGKCFTNLSTLKTHIFIHTGERPHKCDRCGKAFSQSSALKSHILIHTGERPHECAQCGKAYTLLSSLKTHILTHTGERPHKCDQCEKSFAQISHLKIHTLVHTGEKPNICVDCGKSFSQMSALKTHVLIHTGEKRHECDQCGKTFLRLGGLKCHLLIHSGEKSHKCEQCGRAFLRAADLTRHMVTHSGENPHVCAQCGKAYSHPATLKSHMKVHTGVKPHICAQCGKAFLRVSDLTRHMLTHSGEKPSQSSECQ, encoded by the exons ATGGACCTCGGACTTCCATTTAGTTCTGTCTGTGCTGAAACACAACAGGTTGACCTGAGTGTGATGGTGAAAGAAGAAGATATAAAAGAGGAGGAATATGATCATATGATTTCATGTCCAGATGAAGAAGAAAAGCCCTTGGCAGAGTTTCACTGTAAAACTGAAGCAGACGTCACAGAGTCACCAAGGTCTACGTACAATGAACTGCCACAGACAACAGTGAagactgaagaggaggaggaggaggaagaggaagaggaggaagatgaagaagaagaggaggaggaggaaggggaagaagaggaggaggaggaagaagaagaagaggaggagcaacTCGACCATCTGCTAGAAA GTGTATCTGAACACCAACACATAATGCAACAGAAGATCCAAGGACTGAATGATGAACTCGACCTGCAACTCCACGGAGGCCTGCACCCCTGCACTATGTGCTGGAGGAAGTTCACAACCCTCACTAAACTTGAGAACCACCAGCAGGCACACTCTCCTGGCAAAAGGCAACACAAATGTGTCTATTGTGGaaaaactttttcaaaaacGTCACATCTTAAAGCCCACATACTAATACACAcgagagagaagcctcatacATGTCCTCAGTGTGGAAGAAGGTTTTCAAGAGTTTCACATCTTAGGTCCCATATTTTATCTCACACTGGGGAGAAGCGTCATaagtgtgcccagtgtggaaaagcttttgcaCAAAGATCAGCTCTTAATCgccacatgctcatacacactggagagaagcctcatgaatgtgtccgatgtggaaaagcttttgcaCTCATTTCAGATCTTAAAAACCACATgctaatacacactggagagaagcctcatgaatgtgcccagtgtggaaaatgtTTTACAAACCTCTCAACTCTTAAAACTCACATTTTCATACATACTGGAGAGAGGCCTCATAAATGTGACcggtgtggaaaagctttttcacAAAGTTCAGCTCTTAAAAGCCACATACTAATACACACGGGAGAGAGGCCTCatgaatgtgcccagtgtggaaaagcttacACGCTCCTCTCGAGTCTCAAAACGCACATACTAACACATACCGGAGAGAGGCCTCACAAATGTGACCAGTGTGAGAAATCTTTTGCACAAATTTCACATTTGAAAATCCATACACTGGTGCACACTGGCGAGAAGCCTAACATCTGTGTCGATTGTGGAAAATCTTTCTCGCAGATGTCGGCTCTTAAAACCCACGTGTTGATACACACCGGGGAGAAGCGGCACGAGTGCGACCAGTGTGGGAAAACTTTTCTAAGACTCGGGGGCCTAAAATGTCACCTGCTCATACACTCCGGAGAGAAATCTCATAAATGCGAGCAGTGTGGACGAGCTTTTCTGAGAGCGGCCGACCTGACACGCCACATGGTGACGCACTCGGGAGAGAATCCTCAtgtgtgtgcccagtgtggaaaagcttacTCACACCCTGCAACTCTTAAAAGCCACATGAAAGTACACACTGGAGTGAAGCCTCAtatatgtgcccagtgtgggaAAGCTTTTTTAAGAGTGTCTGATTTAACTCGgcacatgcttacacactctGGAGAGAAGCCTAGTCAATCTTCAGAGTGTCAGTGA
- the LOC134087792 gene encoding piggyBac transposable element-derived protein 4-like isoform X1 — protein sequence MPGRACCVVGCFNNSSKIQDWNKSVCEIHNPLLHVDCPCLRPYGLHRVPGRAGDHDLRQKWMKHINRVDFKPNRHTVVCGIHFPDGRPTKENPCPVLFMGYGCHTPAKHTFKRKCLRPIHLNSITEYEAVELCDVGTQCQWPDHVEHNYSFNSCNKPTKDCGTQRDQTPQLKTEWDHLSSVSDMDVGLDPREMVNEDIKEEEDDHMISCPDDEERPFAEFHVKSETDVTESPRSTYNELLQTIVTDEEEEEEEDEEEKEEEEEEEEEEEDYHLLESLAASNGYEDDWHQAGWQPNSFPFTATPGPREAAAELDSDRPVDFLELFLTDELLQNIADHTNLYASQYFEARPYNLPYSRCNAWIPVSVPELKTFFGLSFLTGYIKKPSLELYWSVDEIDATPHFSQTMPRNRFQIISRFLHYNISDALQDPTDKIDKVRPVLDYIVEKFKEMYQPGQNICIDDGMMQRLSSRMFDTQKPVKHGIKSYILSDSATGYCFNMYPCVGEASTLPDVVFALLDRLPGQGYTLFMDNFYNSVTLCELLLGAQTNVCGTLRKNRGEPPIVSEMTSKTDLGVGEKVVRHNGRVMVVAWRDRQLVKMATTCHQDKMQRLDVWQRGCKYKVAQFKPECIVAYNSSMNGVDKLDQILAYYPFIQRSLNWPNAFVAHLFQLCVFNAHVLYRARNPGGCKTLLEFIRKVVKSWTVKRQFGGRDEEEGEAEAEAEAAPVEEEEGRRPPRAPYNTDPESRLDGLLSKHKLEHLMPTGRKGRPARRCRVCARKGLRRETKMWCKSCSVPLHPGECFNAYHTKLNYSM from the exons ATGCCGGGGAGAGCGTGTTGCGTGGTTGGCTGTTTTAACAACAGCTCAAAAATACAAGACTGGAACAAAAGCGTTTGTGAAATTCACAACCCGTTGTTGCACGTTGACTGCCCATGTTTACGACCATACGGATTACACAGAGTTCCTGGCCGAGCGGGGGATCACGATTTGCGTCAAAAGTGGATGAAACATATAAACCGAGTTGACTTCAAGCCAAACAGGCATACTGTG GTGTGTGGGATCCATTTTCCTGATGGGCGACCTACCAAAGAAAACCCCTGTCCTGTGCTGTTCATGGGTTATGGATGTCAT acaccaGCTAAACATACCTTCAAAAGAAAATGTCTTCGGCCAATACACCTGAACTCAATTACTGAATATGAAGCCGTGGAACTGTGTGATGTCGGAACCCAGTGCCAGTGGCCAGACCACGTAGAGCACAACTACAGTTTCAACAGCTGTAACAAGCCGACGAAGGACTGTGGCACTCAAAGAGACCAAACACC GCAATTGAAAACTGAATGGGATCATCTTTCTTCAGTTAGCGACATGGACGTTGGACTTGACCCAAGAGAGATGGTGAACGAGGAtataaaagaggaggaagatgatcaCATGATTTCATGTCCCGATGACGAAGAAAGGCCCTTTGCAGAGTTTCACGTTAAATCTGAAACCGATGTCACAGAGTCACCAAGGTCAACTTACAATGAACTGCTACAGACAATAGTGACTgacgaagaggaagaggaagaggaagacgaggaagaaaaagaagaagaagaagaggaggaggaggaggaggaggattacCATCTGCTGGAAA GTCTTGCTGCAAGCAACGGTTACGAGGACGACTGGCATCAAGCCGGCTGGCAACCAAACAGTTTCCCCTTCACCGCAACCCCTGGACCACGGGAAGCTGCTGCGGAGCTGGATAGCGACCGGCCAGTGGACTTCCTGGAGCTCTTTCTGACTGACGAGCTGCTCCAAAATATTGCGGATCATACTAACCTTTACGCAAGTCAATATTTTGAAGCACGTCCTTACAATCTGCCATATAGCAGATGCAATGCATGGATACCCGTGTCAGTCCCGGAACTGAAAACTTTTTTTGGACTCAGTTTTCTCACCGGTTACATAAAAAAGCCAAGCCTTGAACTGTACTGGAGTGTTGATGAGATAGACGCCACACCCCATTTCAGCCAGACTATGCCAAGGAACAGATTTCAGATTATATCGAGGTTCCTTCATTACAACATCAGCGATGCGTTACAGGATCCGACTGATAAAATTGACAAAGTCCGCCCCGTGTTGGATTACATCGTGGAGAAGTTCAAGGAGATGTATCAGCCGGGCCAAAACATTTGCATTGATGACGGTATGATGCAGCGCCTGTCCTCTAGGATGTTCGACACACAAAAGCCTGTGAAACATGGAATCAAATCATACATACTGAGCGACTCTGCCACGGGGTACTGCTTCAATATGTATCCTTGTGTCGGAGAAGCTAGCACTCTGCCAGACGTCGTGTTCGCTCTCCTCGATCGTCTCCCAGGTCAAGGTTACACTCTGTTTATGGATAATTTCTACAATTCCGTAACGCTGTGCGAGCTTTTACTGGGAGCGCAAACCAACGTCTGCGGAACGCTGAGGAAAAATCGGGGGGAGCCTCCGATCGTCAGCGAGATGACGTCAAAGACCGACTTGGGCGTGGGGGAGAAAGTGGTGCGACACAACGggagggtgatggtggtggcgtGGCGGGACAGACAGTTGGTGAAGATGGCGACGACCTGCCACCAAGATAAGATGCAGAGGCTTGACGTTTGGCAGAGGGGATGCAAATACAAGGTCGCTCAGTTCAAGCCAGAGTGTATCGTCGCGTACAACTCCTCCATGAACGGGGTGGATAAACTGGACCAGATCCTCGCATACTATCCCTTCATCCAGAGATCGCTGAACTGGCCCAACGCGTTTGTAGCCCATCTCTTCCAGCTGTGCGTGTTTAACGCCCACGTCCTCTACCGAGCCAGAAACCCGGGGGGATGTAAGACCCTCTTGGAGTTCATCCGCAAGGTCGTGAAGTCCTGGACTGTAAAGCGACAGTTTGGGGGGCGTGacgaggaagagggggaggcggaggcggaggcggaggcggcgccggtggaagaggaggaaggtcGGCGTCCCCCGAGAGCCCCCTACAACACTGACCCGGAGAGCAGGCTGGACGGACTGCTCAGCAAGCACAAGCTGGAGCACCTGATGCCCACGGGCAGGAAGGGGAGGCCGGCGAGGAGGTGCCGGGTCTGCGCTCGCAAGGGCCTGCGCAGGGAGACCAAGATGTGGTGCAAGTCCTGCTCCGTCCCCTTGCATCCGGGGGAGTGTTTTAACGCTTACCACACTAAGCTCAACTATTCCAtgtag
- the LOC134087792 gene encoding piggyBac transposable element-derived protein 4-like isoform X2, translating to MDVGLDPREMVNEDIKEEEDDHMISCPDDEERPFAEFHVKSETDVTESPRSTYNELLQTIVTDEEEEEEEDEEEKEEEEEEEEEEEDYHLLESLAASNGYEDDWHQAGWQPNSFPFTATPGPREAAAELDSDRPVDFLELFLTDELLQNIADHTNLYASQYFEARPYNLPYSRCNAWIPVSVPELKTFFGLSFLTGYIKKPSLELYWSVDEIDATPHFSQTMPRNRFQIISRFLHYNISDALQDPTDKIDKVRPVLDYIVEKFKEMYQPGQNICIDDGMMQRLSSRMFDTQKPVKHGIKSYILSDSATGYCFNMYPCVGEASTLPDVVFALLDRLPGQGYTLFMDNFYNSVTLCELLLGAQTNVCGTLRKNRGEPPIVSEMTSKTDLGVGEKVVRHNGRVMVVAWRDRQLVKMATTCHQDKMQRLDVWQRGCKYKVAQFKPECIVAYNSSMNGVDKLDQILAYYPFIQRSLNWPNAFVAHLFQLCVFNAHVLYRARNPGGCKTLLEFIRKVVKSWTVKRQFGGRDEEEGEAEAEAEAAPVEEEEGRRPPRAPYNTDPESRLDGLLSKHKLEHLMPTGRKGRPARRCRVCARKGLRRETKMWCKSCSVPLHPGECFNAYHTKLNYSM from the exons ATGGACGTTGGACTTGACCCAAGAGAGATGGTGAACGAGGAtataaaagaggaggaagatgatcaCATGATTTCATGTCCCGATGACGAAGAAAGGCCCTTTGCAGAGTTTCACGTTAAATCTGAAACCGATGTCACAGAGTCACCAAGGTCAACTTACAATGAACTGCTACAGACAATAGTGACTgacgaagaggaagaggaagaggaagacgaggaagaaaaagaagaagaagaagaggaggaggaggaggaggaggattacCATCTGCTGGAAA GTCTTGCTGCAAGCAACGGTTACGAGGACGACTGGCATCAAGCCGGCTGGCAACCAAACAGTTTCCCCTTCACCGCAACCCCTGGACCACGGGAAGCTGCTGCGGAGCTGGATAGCGACCGGCCAGTGGACTTCCTGGAGCTCTTTCTGACTGACGAGCTGCTCCAAAATATTGCGGATCATACTAACCTTTACGCAAGTCAATATTTTGAAGCACGTCCTTACAATCTGCCATATAGCAGATGCAATGCATGGATACCCGTGTCAGTCCCGGAACTGAAAACTTTTTTTGGACTCAGTTTTCTCACCGGTTACATAAAAAAGCCAAGCCTTGAACTGTACTGGAGTGTTGATGAGATAGACGCCACACCCCATTTCAGCCAGACTATGCCAAGGAACAGATTTCAGATTATATCGAGGTTCCTTCATTACAACATCAGCGATGCGTTACAGGATCCGACTGATAAAATTGACAAAGTCCGCCCCGTGTTGGATTACATCGTGGAGAAGTTCAAGGAGATGTATCAGCCGGGCCAAAACATTTGCATTGATGACGGTATGATGCAGCGCCTGTCCTCTAGGATGTTCGACACACAAAAGCCTGTGAAACATGGAATCAAATCATACATACTGAGCGACTCTGCCACGGGGTACTGCTTCAATATGTATCCTTGTGTCGGAGAAGCTAGCACTCTGCCAGACGTCGTGTTCGCTCTCCTCGATCGTCTCCCAGGTCAAGGTTACACTCTGTTTATGGATAATTTCTACAATTCCGTAACGCTGTGCGAGCTTTTACTGGGAGCGCAAACCAACGTCTGCGGAACGCTGAGGAAAAATCGGGGGGAGCCTCCGATCGTCAGCGAGATGACGTCAAAGACCGACTTGGGCGTGGGGGAGAAAGTGGTGCGACACAACGggagggtgatggtggtggcgtGGCGGGACAGACAGTTGGTGAAGATGGCGACGACCTGCCACCAAGATAAGATGCAGAGGCTTGACGTTTGGCAGAGGGGATGCAAATACAAGGTCGCTCAGTTCAAGCCAGAGTGTATCGTCGCGTACAACTCCTCCATGAACGGGGTGGATAAACTGGACCAGATCCTCGCATACTATCCCTTCATCCAGAGATCGCTGAACTGGCCCAACGCGTTTGTAGCCCATCTCTTCCAGCTGTGCGTGTTTAACGCCCACGTCCTCTACCGAGCCAGAAACCCGGGGGGATGTAAGACCCTCTTGGAGTTCATCCGCAAGGTCGTGAAGTCCTGGACTGTAAAGCGACAGTTTGGGGGGCGTGacgaggaagagggggaggcggaggcggaggcggaggcggcgccggtggaagaggaggaaggtcGGCGTCCCCCGAGAGCCCCCTACAACACTGACCCGGAGAGCAGGCTGGACGGACTGCTCAGCAAGCACAAGCTGGAGCACCTGATGCCCACGGGCAGGAAGGGGAGGCCGGCGAGGAGGTGCCGGGTCTGCGCTCGCAAGGGCCTGCGCAGGGAGACCAAGATGTGGTGCAAGTCCTGCTCCGTCCCCTTGCATCCGGGGGAGTGTTTTAACGCTTACCACACTAAGCTCAACTATTCCAtgtag